The following nucleotide sequence is from Dehalogenimonas formicexedens.
TATGTCCTCGGGCGTTGCATTGAAAACGTCGAGGTATTTTGGCCGGGAACGGTCAAGGGCAATACGATCGCTGAATTTGTGAACGGGCTCAAGGGGCAAACGGTCGCAAAAGTCCGGCGGCGCGGTAAGTTCATCATCTGGGAACTCTCGAGCGGAAAAAAGCTCCTGACCCACCTCAAAATGACCGGCGCACTCATCGCCCAGGAGGCCTCCGCCCTTCCTCCGCCTTACAACCGCGTCGAAATAACGCTCGACGATGGATTCAAGGTCTACTTCCGCGATCCCAGGAAATTCGGCCGGATGCGGGTCGTCGATCGAGATTCAACGATCGAAGAACTCGGACCGGAACCGCTCGAACCCGAGTTTACTGTTGAGACGTTCACCTCGATCCTCAGAAAGCGTAAAAGCCCGATCAAGCCAACCTTGCTCGACCAGTCGCTTATCGCCGGAATCGGCAATATGTACGCCGATGAAGCGCTTTTCGAAGCGAAAATCCACCCCTTGAGACCGGCGGACAGCTTGACTCCCGCCGAATACCGGCGATTGCACAAGGCCATCCAGCAGGTGCTGACAGCCGCCATCGAAAGCAAAGGAGCATCCATCTCCAATTACGTCAGGCCGGGCGGCGAGTTGGGACACGCCCACTTCGCTTTCAAAGTGGCGCACCGCCGGGGAGAGAACTGTCCCAGATGTGGGGCGGCGCTGGAGAGGATTGTCGTCAGAGGGCGGGGTACGTATTTGTGTTCCAGGTGTCAACCCATGCCGGAATAACCAATAACCAAGAAACAAACACCAAACAAATTCCAAATCTCAATCACCAATAACCAAACGGGTTTGGTAATTTGAATTTGGTTATTGGAGCTTGTTTGGTTATTGTACCTTGTATCTTGGTTATTGCCACACCAAATTGAAAGGTATTGAAATGAAAACCATCGGGCTAATCGGCGGGATAAGCTGGAATTCAACGGCGCTATATTACAAGCTGATCAACGAGGGCGTGGCCAAAGCTCTCGGCGGACTCCATTCAGCCAAGGTATTGATCTACTCATTCGACTTCGAGGAAATCGAAAAGCGACAGAGCAGCGGCGACTGGCCCGAACTTGGGGAAATGCTCGGGGAACGGGGCAAAGCTCTCAAGGGTGCGGGAGCCGATTTCCTGGTCATCTGCGCCAATACGATGCATAAAGTCGTAGATCAGGTCGAAGCAACCTCCGGTCTCGAAGTCCTTCATATCGCCGATGCCGCTGGGGAAGCGATCAAAAAAGCCGGCCTGAAATCAGTGGGCCTCCTGGGTACCCGGTTCACCATGAGCGAAGATTTTTACCGGAGAAGACTCGAAGAAAAATTCGGAATCGAGGTCCTGGTGCCGGAAAAAGATCAACAGCAGGTGGTGAACTCCATCATCTATGATGAGCTTTGCCGAGGCTGCGTCCAAGACGCCTCAAATTGGGCTTGCCAGCTGGTTATCGACAACCTGGTGGCTCGCGGCGCCGAGGGCATCGTCCTGGCCTGCACCGAACTGCCGATGTTGATAAAGCCGTCCGATGTTAAGGTACCGGTGTTTGATACGGTTAAACTGCATGCGGAGGCGGCGGTGCGGCGGGCGATAAAATAAGACCTCACGTGTCTTGGTTCGACAGGCTCCCCACGAACGGCTTGAGCCGCTGCAAGTGATCGAAGACGCCCATACCACCTTCGCTCCGCTCAGTACGGGCTCTACCATCCTCCGCCGTCAGCGGGCAAGGAATTTACCCCCGTTGCTTAACTTTTAGGTTTTAGCTATGCTTTCATATCGGCATTTAAGGCGAGGTATTTGATGAGGCTTTCCCAACTATTCGGCAAGACCCAGCGTGAAATCCCCGGCGAGGCGGAAACCATAAGCCATCAGTTGTTGCTCAGAGCCGGCATGATCAACCAACTGACTGCCGGCATCTATTCCTATATGCCACTGGCCTGGCGCAGCGCTAAAAAGATCATGGATATTATCCGCGATGAGATGGACGCCGCCGGCGGGCAAGAAATCACCATGC
It contains:
- the mutM gene encoding DNA-formamidopyrimidine glycosylase; this encodes MMPELPEVETVTNEIRPYVLGRCIENVEVFWPGTVKGNTIAEFVNGLKGQTVAKVRRRGKFIIWELSSGKKLLTHLKMTGALIAQEASALPPPYNRVEITLDDGFKVYFRDPRKFGRMRVVDRDSTIEELGPEPLEPEFTVETFTSILRKRKSPIKPTLLDQSLIAGIGNMYADEALFEAKIHPLRPADSLTPAEYRRLHKAIQQVLTAAIESKGASISNYVRPGGELGHAHFAFKVAHRRGENCPRCGAALERIVVRGRGTYLCSRCQPMPE
- a CDS encoding aspartate/glutamate racemase family protein, whose amino-acid sequence is MKTIGLIGGISWNSTALYYKLINEGVAKALGGLHSAKVLIYSFDFEEIEKRQSSGDWPELGEMLGERGKALKGAGADFLVICANTMHKVVDQVEATSGLEVLHIADAAGEAIKKAGLKSVGLLGTRFTMSEDFYRRRLEEKFGIEVLVPEKDQQQVVNSIIYDELCRGCVQDASNWACQLVIDNLVARGAEGIVLACTELPMLIKPSDVKVPVFDTVKLHAEAAVRRAIK